NNNNNNNNNNNNNNNNNNNNNNNNNNNNNNNNNNNNNNNNNNNNNNNNNNNNNNNNNNNNNNNNNNNNNNNNNNNNNNNNNNNNNNNNNNNNNNNNNNNNNNNNNNNNNNNNNNNNNNNNNNNNNNNNNNNNNNNNNNNNNNNNNNNNNNNNNNNNNNNNNNNNNNNNNNNNNNNNNNNNNNNNNNNNNNNNNNNNNNNNNNNNNNNNNNNNNNNNNNNNNNNNNNNNNNNNNNNNNNNNNNNNNNNNNNNNNNNNNNNNNNNNNNNNNNNNNNNNNNNNNNNNNNNNNNNNNNNNNNNNNNNNNNNNNNNNNNNNNNNNNNNNNNNNNNNTCCGGCATTGTCCAGAACGTGGAACCATATGATGTGAGGATCGTCGCCGAGGGGGAGGAGGATGTCCTGAAGGAGTTCCTGAGGGCTATAAACATCCAGGAGAGGCCGATCAGGGTTGAGGAGCTTGAAGTGAGATGGGCAGATGCCACAGGTGAGTTCCAGTACTTCAGGATCCTGAGAGGTGACTGGCAGGAGGAGCTCGGCGAGAGGTTCGATGTCGCGATAAGGTATCTCCACAGAAGCATCGAGCTGGGCGAGCAGAACCTTGCTGTGAGCAAGGAGACTCTGGCAGTGAGCAAGGAGAATCTTGCAGTCAGCAAGGAGACTCTGGGAGTGGTCAAAGAGAACCTTGCAGTGAGCAAAGAGACTCTGGCGGTGAGCAAGGAGAATCTTGCAGTGAGCAAAGAGACTCTGGCGGTGAGCAAGGAGAATCTTGCAGTGAGCAAAGAGACTCTGGGAGTGGTCAAAGAGAACCTTGCAGTCAGCAAGGAGACTCTGGCGGTGAGCAAGGAGAACCTTGCAGTCAGCAAGGAGACTCTGGGAGTGGTCAAAGAGAATCTTGCAGTGAGCAAAGAGACTCTGGCGGTGAGCAGGGAGAACCTGTCCATCGGAAGGATGATGCTCGAGAAACAAGATGCGATGCTGGAGAAGCAGGACGAGGCGATCGAGGAGCTCAGAGGGGTGAGATCCGATCTCCGTGAGTACATGGACAAACGGTTCGCCCGCATTGAGAATGAGATTGCGGAGATCAAGCGAGCGATAAGGGAGCTCGGGGGCAGCTGCATATGACCGTAAAATATATCATATGTGATGAAGGTCTCAGCAGATACTCCGAGGATGGTGGGCAGGATCCCTGGATGCTGTGCCTCTGAATTGTGTATGGCCGGACCAGAGCGCCGGCGGCCTGCAGCCCGGGATCGTGGTCTCTCAGGTCAGGGCTTCGCGGAGGATGGATTTCATGCGTATTGCCATAATCGGTGCCGGATACGTTGGGCTCACGACAGGCGCTGCGCTCGCGTATCTGGGGCACCATGTAACATGTGTGGAGAACGACGGCAGGAAGCTTGCTTCCCTCAAAGGTGGCAGGTGCCCGATCCGGGAGCCTGGGGTGGAGGAGATCATGAGGGATGCGGGGGAGAGGCTGCTCTTCACCGGCGACATCAGTGAGGCTGTGGGCGCGGATGCGATCATGATTGCAGTGGGCACGCCATCACGCGAGGACGGGAGCGCTGATCTGCGATACGTCGAGGGCGTGGCGCGCGAGGTCGCGGAGGCGATGAGGGGTGGGCGGAGGTACACAGTGGTCATGAAGTCGACGGTGCCTGTGGGCACAAACCGGCGCGTGAGGGATATGATCAGAGAGATCCTGAGCGAGCGGGACAGCACGGCTGAGTTCCAGGTCGTCTCCAACCCGGAGTTCCTGAGCGCTGGGCAGGCGCTGCGGGATTTCCTTTATCCAGACAGGATAGTAGTGGGCGTGGATGGCCCAGAGGGTTTGGAGGTGATGCGCAGGATGTACCTGCCGGTTCTGGAGCAGTCGTTCGAGCCGCCTGTCTGGCTCCCGAGGCCGGCGAATTACACCAGACCATCACTGGTTGCTACAGATCCGGCCAGCGCCGAGATGATAAAGTACGCGGCGAATGCGTTTCTAGCTTTAAAGGTCTCATTCATCAACGAGATCGCCGGTCTCTGCGAGGAACAGTCTGATCGATATAGCGAACTCTCGCGGCTCGTCTCATTCATCAACGAGATCGCCGGTCTCTGCGAGAGGGTCGGAGCTGATGTGAGGGAGGTGGCTCGAGGAATCGGGCTCGACCCGAGGATAGGTCCGAGGTTCCTGCAGGCAGGAGCTGGCTGGGGCGGAAGCTGCTTCCCCAAGGATACGGCTGCTCTGATCGCTCTCGGAAGAGATAATGGATACGAGATGCCGATAGTCTCGGCGGCGCGTCTCGTGAACCAGCGGCAGCGCGTGCATATTGTTGATAAACTCGAGGATGCCCTGGACGGTCTTGCCGGAAAGACTGTGGGGGTGCTGGGGATCGCGTTCAAGCCAGGCACTGACGACATCAGGGATGCGCCGTCTCTCGATATCATGCGGCTTCTGAGGGAGAGGGGCGGGCGCGTGAGGGCACATGATCCTGCGGCGATGATGAATGCGCGCGCTGCGCTGGATGGGCTCGATGTCGAGCTATGCGATGACCCGTACATGATGGCGGATGGCGCGGATGCGCTGCTCCTTGTTACAGAATGGCCGGAGTACAGGGATCTGGATCTCAGGCGCGTGGCCACGTCCATGAGAAATCCTGTGCTGCTGGACGGCCGAAACCACCTCGATCCTGAGAAGGCAAGGAGAGCCGGGCTGAGATACATCGGAGTGGGAAGATGAGAGCGCTGGTCAATGGGGGCACGACATGCGCATCCTGATCTTCGGCGCTGAGGGGCAGCTCGGCACAGAGCTGTGCAGGGTTCTGGGGCATCATGATTTAGCTCCCTTCTCTCACATAGAGGCGGACGTTGCAGATCTGGGTGCTGTTTTAAGGCAGACGGAGCGCATCAGGCCTGACGTCATCATAAACTCTGCTGCATACACAGATGTCGATGGATGCGAGTCTGCCCGGGATAAAGCGGTTCTCGTGAACGCAATTGGCGCCAGAAATGCTGCAATCGCAGCCCGCAGGTCTGGGGCGAAGTTTGTGCACATCAGCACGGATTACGTCTTCGACGGGAAAAAGGATGTGCCTTACGTTGAGTACGACCTGCCGAATCCGCTAAACGTCTACGGCTGGTCGAAGCTTCTTGGAGAGAGAATGGTTTTAGAGCAGAATCCAGACAGCTTCATACTCAGAGTGGCCTGGCTTTATGGTCCTGCGGGCAGAAACTTCGTGAAGACCATGCTCTCGCTCGCGCGAGCAAGAGATGAGCTCAGGGTTGTAAATGACCAGCGGGGCACACCGACGTTCGCGGGCGATGTCGCGAATCAGATCGATCTGCTCATCGAAACTGAGAGCTATGGTTTATACCACTGCACATCCCAGGGAGAATGCACCTGGTATGAGTTCGCAGTTGAGATATTCCGGCTTCTCGGCATGGATCTCAGGGTGGTGCCTGTGAGCACCTCTGAGTTCCCGCGGCCTGCAAGGCGTCCTGCGAACTCTGTTCTGGATAACCTTCTTTTGCGAGTTCAGGGCATGGATATCATGCCGCACTGGAGGGATTCTTTGAGGGACCACATAAGTGAGGTGGCTGGGCGGGTATGAAGGCGCTTGTTCTCTCAGGAGGGAAGGGCACGCGGCTGCGGCCGCTAACGTACACGATGACGAAGCAGCTCGTGCCGGTGGCAAACAGGCCGATACTCCATTACGCGATGGATCAGATCAGGAGCGCGGGCATAGAGGACGTCGGGGTGATCATAGCCCCCGAGACGGGTGAGCAGGTGAAGGAGTCACTGGCTTCAAACCCCTGGAACTTCAACCTCGAGTTCATACCGCAGGACGCGCCCAGAGGGCTTGCGCACGCGGTGAAGGTCGCCCAGGACTTTCTGGAGGACGACCCGTTCCTCATGTACCTAGGCGACAACCTGATCGGGGAGAGCATCGTCCCGTTCGTCAGGGATTTTGAGAGTGGCGGATCAGATGCGATGATACTCCTGAAGGAGGTCGAGGATCCCAGGATGTTCGGGGTCGCGGAGGTCGATGAGTCAGGGAACGTGCGGCGGCTCGTGGAGAAGCCGAAGGATCCGCCATCGAACCTTGCCCTCGTCGGCGTTTACCTCTTCTCCCCGGCGATTCATGATGCAGTATCTGAGATCAAACCGTCCTGGAGGGGGGAGCTCGAGATCACGGATGCGATCCAGCGGCTCCTCGATAAGGGATTGAGGGTGAAAAGCTACATACTCAGGAGATGGTGGCTCGACACGGGCAAGAAGGACGACCTGCTTGAGGCGAACCGCGTTGTCCTGGACGAGCTCGTGGACGAGGACATCCAGGGTGAGATCGACGGCATGAGCAGGGTCGTGGGCAGGGTATCTCTCGCGAGGGGCGCGCGTGTTATCGAGAGCACGGTCCGGGGGCCCGCGGTCATAGGCGAGGGCGCTGTGATAAGGGGATCGTTCATAGGCCCGTACACAAGCATCGGTCGGGGATGTGTTGTGGAGAGCTCAGCGATCGAGCACTCCGTGGTCCTGGATGGTGTGGTGATCAGAAACATAGACAGGCTCGAGGACAGTGTTATCGGGAGGAACACTGTTGTCTCCAGGGAGAGGATGAACAGCCAGGCCCTGAGGCTGATGATAGGAGACGACGCAGAGGTGAGGTTCTGATGCCGTTCAGCTTCAAGAGACTTGAGATTTATGATGTGATTCTGATCGAGCCCAGGGTATTCAGGGACGAGCGCGGGTTCTTCATGGAGAGCTACAAGCACTCGGAGTTCGCAGCGTTCGGAATAAAAGAGAGGTTCGTCCAGGACAACCACTCGCGCTCGAGAAGGGGTGTTCTGAGGGGGCTTCACTACCAGAACCCGCCGAGGGCTCAGGGTAAGCTCGTTCGCGCTGTGAGTGGCGAGATATTCGATGTCGCTGTGGATATCAGGAGGGGCTCGCCGACGTACGGGAGATGGGTTGGCGTTAATCTCTCCGAGGAGAACATGAGGATGCTCTACATACCCCCTGGATTCGCCCATGGTTTCATGACGCTCAGCGATGTGGCCGATGTCATGTACAAGACCACGGAGGAGTACTCGCCGGAGCATGAGGCCGGGATCATATGGAACGATCCCGGGATCGGGATTGAGTGGCCGGTGTCCAGACCGGTGCTCTCGCCAAGAGATGCGAAATGGCCTGGCCTGCGGGACGCTGTGAACGGTTTTGTTTATGAGGGGAGATGATGAGGCTACTGGTCACTGGCGGCTGCGGGTTCATAGGGAGCAACTTCATACATTACGCGCTCAGGGAGCATGACGACTGGGAGGTCGTGAATCTTGACAGGCTGACGTACGCCGGGAACCCTGCGAACCTTAGTGATATCGAGGGGGATGAGAGGTACAGGTTTGTGAGGGGGGATATCGCGGACAGGGATCTTGTGGATGGTCTCTTCAGGGATGGGCTGGACGCGGTGGTGAACTTCGCGGCTGAGACCCATGTTGACAGGAGCATCCTCGACCCATCGCCGTTCATAGATACGAACGTGAGGGGCACGCAGGTGCTGCTCGAGGCAGCGAGGAATCACGATGTGGGGAGGTTCGTTCACATATCCACAGACGAGGTCTACGGGTCCGTGACTGAGGGAAGGTTCACAGAGGACTCGCCGCTGAGGCCTAACAGCCCGTATGCGGCGAGCAAGGCAGCCGCAGATCTTCTCTGCAGGGCGTACCACATCTCCTACGGCGTGCCTGTGATGGTCACGCGGAGCTCGAACAACTACGGTCCGTACCAGTTCCCTGAGAAGCTCATACCGCTGATGATAAGAAACGCTCTGGCTGGAATGGATCTTCCTGTCTATGGAGAGGGCGCGCAGGTCCGGGACTGGCTCTACGTGGAGGACAACTGCAGGGCGATCGGGATGGTGCTCATGAAGGGCAGGCCCGGGGAGATCTACAACATCGGGGGTGGATCTGAGAGGAGGAACATCGAGGTTGTGGAGATGATCTGCAGGGTGCTTGGAGAAAGATTGAATAGAGATCCTGAGGATTTTAAGAGACTGATAAAGCACATCCGCGATCCCAGGGGCGCGGCCCATGATTTCAGGTACGCGCTCGAGTGCTCTAAGATGAGAGGGCTCGGCTGGATGCCGCAGGTCACGTTCGAGGATGGGCTGGCCCGGACTGTGGACTGGTATCTTGCGAACCAGGACTGGGTCGAGGGCGTGATAACAGGGGAGTACCTGGAGTACTGCCGGAGGGTGTATGGAGTCAGATGAAACAGAGGAGCAGAATGCGAGGATCCGGATCAGCGGAAGACCAGATCTCGATGTGGGTTGTGGGTTATTGAGTACTGGGGTGGTATCATCTAACAAGCCTGCCTTTGGAGAGTCCGGAGTGGCCAACGACAGGAGGCTCAAGATCCTGCACATCGCCGGATGGTATCCTTCCAAGAAGGACCCTGTGGCTGGTGTTTTCGTGCTGGAGCATGTAAAGGCGACCGGTCTTTACAACGATGTTGCTGTCCTCTACGCCGAAGGTATTGACAAGGAAATCCGCAGTTTCTACCAGATCGAGGACAATATGGAAGATGGCATTCGTACGCTGCGTGTGCGGTACCGCAAGTCCCCGATCCCCAAGACCACTTACTTCATTTATCTGTGGACTATGTTCGCTGCCTTTCGAAAACTTTTGCGTGAGGGATGGTGGCCGGATGTAATCCACGCGCATGTGTATTCAGCTGGTGTACCTGCAGTGCTGCTTGGAAAGCGCTACTGCATCCCCGTGGTGATAACCGAGCACTTTTCCGGCTTTCCGCGGGGGATGGTGCGCGGGGTAAGTCGGCTGATGGCCAAGTTCGCCTTCGAGCGTGCAGCGCTGGTCTGCCCGGTCAGCGAAGATTTAAGGGGTCACATAGAACGTTTGGGGATAAGAGCCCGGTTTCTGGTGGTCCCCAACGTGGTGGACACTTCCCTCTTTTTCCCGCCGCAGGAGACGGCGCGTGGCAGGGACGGGAGGAAGCGCCTGCTTACCGTGGCTCA
The sequence above is drawn from the Methanothrix sp. genome and encodes:
- a CDS encoding acylphosphatase, with amino-acid sequence SGIVQNVEPYDVRIVAEGEEDVLKEFLRAINIQERPIRVEELEVRWADATGEFQYFRILRGDWQEELGERFDVAIRYLHRSIELGEQNLAVSKETLAVSKENLAVSKETLGVVKENLAVSKETLAVSKENLAVSKETLAVSKENLAVSKETLGVVKENLAVSKETLAVSKENLAVSKETLGVVKENLAVSKETLAVSRENLSIGRMMLEKQDAMLEKQDEAIEELRGVRSDLREYMDKRFARIENEIAEIKRAIRELGGSCI
- a CDS encoding UDP-glucose/GDP-mannose dehydrogenase family protein; amino-acid sequence: MPLNCVWPDQSAGGLQPGIVVSQVRASRRMDFMRIAIIGAGYVGLTTGAALAYLGHHVTCVENDGRKLASLKGGRCPIREPGVEEIMRDAGERLLFTGDISEAVGADAIMIAVGTPSREDGSADLRYVEGVAREVAEAMRGGRRYTVVMKSTVPVGTNRRVRDMIREILSERDSTAEFQVVSNPEFLSAGQALRDFLYPDRIVVGVDGPEGLEVMRRMYLPVLEQSFEPPVWLPRPANYTRPSLVATDPASAEMIKYAANAFLALKVSFINEIAGLCEEQSDRYSELSRLVSFINEIAGLCERVGADVREVARGIGLDPRIGPRFLQAGAGWGGSCFPKDTAALIALGRDNGYEMPIVSAARLVNQRQRVHIVDKLEDALDGLAGKTVGVLGIAFKPGTDDIRDAPSLDIMRLLRERGGRVRAHDPAAMMNARAALDGLDVELCDDPYMMADGADALLLVTEWPEYRDLDLRRVATSMRNPVLLDGRNHLDPEKARRAGLRYIGVGR
- the rfbD gene encoding dTDP-4-dehydrorhamnose reductase encodes the protein MRILIFGAEGQLGTELCRVLGHHDLAPFSHIEADVADLGAVLRQTERIRPDVIINSAAYTDVDGCESARDKAVLVNAIGARNAAIAARRSGAKFVHISTDYVFDGKKDVPYVEYDLPNPLNVYGWSKLLGERMVLEQNPDSFILRVAWLYGPAGRNFVKTMLSLARARDELRVVNDQRGTPTFAGDVANQIDLLIETESYGLYHCTSQGECTWYEFAVEIFRLLGMDLRVVPVSTSEFPRPARRPANSVLDNLLLRVQGMDIMPHWRDSLRDHISEVAGRV
- a CDS encoding glucose-1-phosphate thymidylyltransferase yields the protein MKALVLSGGKGTRLRPLTYTMTKQLVPVANRPILHYAMDQIRSAGIEDVGVIIAPETGEQVKESLASNPWNFNLEFIPQDAPRGLAHAVKVAQDFLEDDPFLMYLGDNLIGESIVPFVRDFESGGSDAMILLKEVEDPRMFGVAEVDESGNVRRLVEKPKDPPSNLALVGVYLFSPAIHDAVSEIKPSWRGELEITDAIQRLLDKGLRVKSYILRRWWLDTGKKDDLLEANRVVLDELVDEDIQGEIDGMSRVVGRVSLARGARVIESTVRGPAVIGEGAVIRGSFIGPYTSIGRGCVVESSAIEHSVVLDGVVIRNIDRLEDSVIGRNTVVSRERMNSQALRLMIGDDAEVRF
- the rfbC gene encoding dTDP-4-dehydrorhamnose 3,5-epimerase, with protein sequence MPFSFKRLEIYDVILIEPRVFRDERGFFMESYKHSEFAAFGIKERFVQDNHSRSRRGVLRGLHYQNPPRAQGKLVRAVSGEIFDVAVDIRRGSPTYGRWVGVNLSEENMRMLYIPPGFAHGFMTLSDVADVMYKTTEEYSPEHEAGIIWNDPGIGIEWPVSRPVLSPRDAKWPGLRDAVNGFVYEGR
- the rfbB gene encoding dTDP-glucose 4,6-dehydratase → MRLLVTGGCGFIGSNFIHYALREHDDWEVVNLDRLTYAGNPANLSDIEGDERYRFVRGDIADRDLVDGLFRDGLDAVVNFAAETHVDRSILDPSPFIDTNVRGTQVLLEAARNHDVGRFVHISTDEVYGSVTEGRFTEDSPLRPNSPYAASKAAADLLCRAYHISYGVPVMVTRSSNNYGPYQFPEKLIPLMIRNALAGMDLPVYGEGAQVRDWLYVEDNCRAIGMVLMKGRPGEIYNIGGGSERRNIEVVEMICRVLGERLNRDPEDFKRLIKHIRDPRGAAHDFRYALECSKMRGLGWMPQVTFEDGLARTVDWYLANQDWVEGVITGEYLEYCRRVYGVR
- a CDS encoding glycosyltransferase yields the protein MESDETEEQNARIRISGRPDLDVGCGLLSTGVVSSNKPAFGESGVANDRRLKILHIAGWYPSKKDPVAGVFVLEHVKATGLYNDVAVLYAEGIDKEIRSFYQIEDNMEDGIRTLRVRYRKSPIPKTTYFIYLWTMFAAFRKLLREGWWPDVIHAHVYSAGVPAVLLGKRYCIPVVITEHFSGFPRGMVRGVSRLMAKFAFERAALVCPVSEDLRGHIERLGIRARFLVVPNVVDTSLFFPPQETARGRDGRKRLLTVAHLGPIKGIPYLLEALAILRAKRSDFVLDIVGDGPQRAEYEELARRLGLQDLVRFHGRLKKPEIAEFMRRADLFVLPSVWENLPCVIIEAMASGLPVVATSVGGIPEIVNDEVGRLVPPKDAGALAEAITDVLACSGRYEAHRLAFYARERFSYKVVGRMLSEVYQTVQATAERSTRGA